The stretch of DNA ATTCGGAAATAGAGTTAAAGAGCTTAGGAAAGCAAAAAATATGTCGCAAGAAGATTTAGCAGATGCTGCTGGACTACATCGCACTTATATTGGTATGATCGAAAGAGCTGAAAAAAACATAACTCTTGTAAATATTGAGAAGATTGCTAAAGCTTTAAAAATACATATAAAAGAAATTTTTTAATGGGAGTATTCAGATTTTCTAACGCTGTAAGTGATATAGCTAAATTTATTAATACATATAAAACATTATATTCAGAATTGAATGATGAACCTTTTTTAGGCCATGATGAAGCACGAGATGCATTGATAAGACATAGTTTGGTTTCTTCTTCTGGAGCAATTGGAAATGAAGCGGTAAATAGGTCTGTTAGACAAGATCGTTCTAGGGATCCATTATATAATCAGTTAAAAATGTATAGTGAAATATTTAGGATGTTAGGTTGGTATCAACCTGCTAATAATAGAACATCATTTAATTTCACTCCGATAAGCGAGTATATTGTAGAGAATGGAAAAAATATAGCTGATAATATATATAAATTTAATTTTTATTCTATAGTTTCTCCAAATAATCTTGTAAATAATGTTTTTAATACTACGAATAGACCAATTAAGAGTCTTTTAAATTTAGCAAAATATGCAGATAAATTAATTTCAAGAGATGAAATTATACTAGATGTTTTAACTATTGAAAACGATTTACTAATAGATTTTAAAATTTTAGCAGAAGTTACTAAAGAAAGAAGATTTGATGGTAATAAAATTAAACACGATATAAATCTTTTAGTAAGTAATGAAAAAATATCTGAAACTACTTTGCAAAATTATACACGTTTTCCAATAGCAGGCTGTAAATATGTAAAGTGGTTTAATGAGACATCAATAAAATCATCAACTACAAAAAGCAATTTAAAATATTTTCAAATAACGGATGAAGCTTTAAATTATCATAATCAATTCGCAACAAAATATGATTTAAGATACAGTGAAATAGAAAATTTTGATAAAGATATTAAGAGTGCATTTATATATTTAATGTTTTTGAAAAATTTAGAATTTATAGGTTTTGAAATTGATGATGAGGAAACTAATAGTTTGATTAATAAATTAGAAGCTTCATCTAAACCAATTTTTGATAAAATAAATGTAAATGGATCTAATGATGTATTTTATTCTAGTGTACAACAATCCAAAAAAGAAGATTTTGAAAATATTCAAAACCTAAGTTTATGATTAAATTAAAACCAAAAATTTCTGATTTTCAAGAATCAAATAAATTCGATTTATTTAATGAGGCTTTTCTTCAAAAACATAAACATAACAAAAACAGTATTATAGAATATTATTATAATCATTTTGAAAAATCAAAACAAAATATATATTATGAATTAATTGGATATTTATTTGAATTAATAGGTTTTTCAAAATGTAGTATTACCAGAGAAGGTGATACTAATAATAGAATGGATGCATTAATATTGGAAAGCGATTATACGATACCAATTGAAATCAAATCACCGACAGAAATTGCATATATAAATATTAAATCTATAAGTCAAGCATTAGAAAATAAAATCATATTAACGTCAAGAAAACTTTTTGTTAATAATTTCAATGATACAAGTTTAGTTGTAGCGCATAATTATCCAAATACAAGAAGTGAAGTCAACGATTTAATTGAATTTTATTGTAATAGCTATAAAATTAATATAGGATGTTTAGATTTTAAATCTATATTTTCAATTGCTTACGATGTTGTAGTTGAGAAAAAACAATTCGATAAAGATTTAATTAAAAATTTAAAAGGATTTTTGTAATGCTAAAAAAACTTAGTGTAAAGAATAATCAGAAATATTCTATATTACCTAGTGACTCTAATAATATTGATATATCAAAATCTATAAATGGTTCAAAATTTATTATAGGAGGTTCAAAATTTGACGCATATTGTATTAATTGTAAAGATTTATTGTGCTATGAATATAATGATTTAAATTTTTCATTAGGAGATTTAGAGGGAATGCCATATAATAATTCAAAATATGTATGCCCAACTAATTCAATAATATTGACAGACACAATAGTCAAAATAGACAATAATTGTATTAATTGTGGTATTTGCTATTCAAGATGTCCTGTTGGTGCAATTTATTATTCCAGTGTAGAGAATAAATATATTGTAAATGAATATACATCAACAGTAAATCATGTTGAAGAGCAGGCTATTTCTTATGAAACGTTTCAAAATAAAGAAATAATTAACACAAATTTTGTTAAAGTACCACAAGCTTCAATAAGTGATTTAAATTTAAATACTATTTCTAATCATGACTTTTGTAATGTAGTTACATTTTCATATAATAAAAATATTAAAGAGAATGAGTTAATTAGAAATTATTTATTTGAATTTGGATATGAAGCAAAATCCTACTCAACAGGAAATAACGATAACAGAATTGATTGTATTGGATATAAATCTAATAAATACATATTGTGTGAAATAAAACTTGCCACAAATGATTATATTAGTTTAATTAGAAAAGCTTTAGAAGACCAAGCTGTATTTGCTAATAAATATAATAAAAGTATTAACGATATAGATATTATTATATTTATTAATCAATTACCAAATAAAAGGTCTGATTTTTATGAACTTATAAAGGACATAAAATTAATATTGGATATAGAAATACATGTTATTCCAATATATTTTTGTGATTTATTACTAAAGAATGGAATTAGAAATTTCGAAGATTATATAAAAGATTTCAAAATAAATTCAGATCAATTATTCATATCTAGTGGTTATTTAGATACTATATTGCAGAAAATAGATAAAAACTATGGTTTAGAGGGGGTATATACCCCCCTAAAATAATAATTGATCTAAATCATTAATACGCTTTTCAGCTATTTCAATATATGTTTCATTTATTTCAAATGAAACATATTTTCTATTATTTAATTTTGCACTTACACATTCACTTCCAGAACCACAGAAAGGAACTAATATAGTATCTCCTTCATTAGAGAAATGCTTTATAATTTTATTGCAAATTTCTAATGGTTTTTGTGTTGGATGGTCTACTTTTTCATTTGCAAATCTCTTTCCTGCTAATACTGGTATTTCCCAAACATCACCACCATGCTTACCTTCTGGGTTTGGTGTCCAAACTTTACCATTTTTAATAATTTTATTTTTTAAGCGTTCAGTACTTTTATATGGTTCTCTAATTTGATGATATGTATAATCATTTGATTTAGAAAACCATAATAGTGGTTCATATAATGCTGAAGGTGAATTTTTAAATCCAGAAAAACCATTTTCATAATACCAAATAAACTGTCTACGGTAAATCAAATTGCATTCGTATAAATATACTTGTAAATAACATAAATAGTTATGTATTCCATAGATAAATATAGACCCGTTATCTTTTAATTTTGGCAAACATGCATCAATCCATGTCTTAGACCACTCTACCCATTCTTCTTTAGTTTTCCAAATATCACTTTTATTACCAAAATCTTTTTTAA from Faecalibacter sp. LW9 encodes:
- a CDS encoding DNA-methyltransferase — translated: MEKHINKIFHGSCIDLIDNIPDKSIDLIIADPPYNLKKDFGNKSDIWKTKEEWVEWSKTWIDACLPKLKDNGSIFIYGIHNYLCYLQVYLYECNLIYRRQFIWYYENGFSGFKNSPSALYEPLLWFSKSNDYTYHQIREPYKSTERLKNKIIKNGKVWTPNPEGKHGGDVWEIPVLAGKRFANEKVDHPTQKPLEICNKIIKHFSNEGDTILVPFCGSGSECVSAKLNNRKYVSFEINETYIEIAEKRINDLDQLLF
- a CDS encoding 4Fe-4S binding protein encodes the protein MLKKLSVKNNQKYSILPSDSNNIDISKSINGSKFIIGGSKFDAYCINCKDLLCYEYNDLNFSLGDLEGMPYNNSKYVCPTNSIILTDTIVKIDNNCINCGICYSRCPVGAIYYSSVENKYIVNEYTSTVNHVEEQAISYETFQNKEIINTNFVKVPQASISDLNLNTISNHDFCNVVTFSYNKNIKENELIRNYLFEFGYEAKSYSTGNNDNRIDCIGYKSNKYILCEIKLATNDYISLIRKALEDQAVFANKYNKSINDIDIIIFINQLPNKRSDFYELIKDIKLILDIEIHVIPIYFCDLLLKNGIRNFEDYIKDFKINSDQLFISSGYLDTILQKIDKNYGLEGVYTPLK
- a CDS encoding helix-turn-helix transcriptional regulator, encoding MNTEVSIMKSEILIQFGNRVKELRKAKNMSQEDLADAAGLHRTYIGMIERAEKNITLVNIEKIAKALKIHIKEIF